From Heteronotia binoei isolate CCM8104 ecotype False Entrance Well chromosome 12, APGP_CSIRO_Hbin_v1, whole genome shotgun sequence, the proteins below share one genomic window:
- the TMEM230 gene encoding transmembrane protein 230 has protein sequence MVNMPSRTNLAASTPSSKVKYSKLASTDDGYIDLQFKKSPPKIPYKAIALATVLFLIGTLLIIIGALLLAGYISQGGTDRAIPVLIIGILVFLPGFYHLRIAYFASKGYRGYSYDDIPDFDD, from the exons ATGGTGAACATGCCATCCAGAACAAATCTTGCTGCTTCAACGCCTAGTAGCAAAGTGAAATATTCCAAGCTTGCCAGTACTGATGACGGCTACAttgacttgcag TTCAAGAAGAGCCCTCCAAAAATCCCCTACAAGGCTATTGCGCTGGCTACTGTGCTGTTCTTGATTGGCACCCTTCTCATTATCATTGGAGCCCTCCTCCTCGCAGGATACATCAGCCAGGGA GGAACAGACCGAGCTATCCCTGTCTTGATTATCGGGATCCTGGTTTTCCTTCCAGGCTTCTATCATTTGCGCATTGCATATTTTGCTTCCAAAGGCTACAGAGGTTATTCCTATGATGACATCCCAGATTTTGATGACTAA